In one Pseudomonas tensinigenes genomic region, the following are encoded:
- the cpdA gene encoding 3',5'-cyclic-AMP phosphodiesterase, whose protein sequence is MPSVSTLTTADPALLVQLSDSHLFAEANGTLLGMNTRESLQKVIELVLGQQPQIDLILATGDISQDGTLASYQQFRQMSAQIDAPARWIPGNHDEPMIMAEAAVQSALLESVVDIGNWRVTMLDSAVPGSVPGYLQDDQLQLLARSLSEAPERHHLVCFHHHPVSIGCAWMEPIGLRNPEAFFEVLDRFPQARAVLWGHVHQEIDRQRNGVRLMASPSTCIQFEPGSEDFKVGEQAPGYRWLRLLPDGRLETGVERVTGFDFTVDYGSDGY, encoded by the coding sequence TTGCCGAGCGTATCCACGTTGACCACCGCCGATCCGGCGTTGTTGGTGCAGTTGTCCGACAGCCATTTGTTTGCTGAAGCGAACGGCACGCTGTTGGGCATGAACACCCGCGAGAGCCTGCAAAAGGTCATCGAGCTGGTGCTGGGGCAGCAGCCGCAGATCGACCTGATTCTGGCCACCGGCGATATCTCGCAGGACGGCACGCTGGCGTCGTATCAGCAGTTTCGCCAGATGAGCGCGCAGATCGACGCTCCGGCGCGGTGGATTCCCGGTAATCACGACGAACCGATGATCATGGCAGAGGCGGCGGTGCAGAGCGCGTTGCTGGAATCGGTAGTCGATATCGGTAACTGGCGGGTGACGATGCTGGATTCGGCGGTGCCGGGTTCGGTGCCGGGGTATCTGCAGGACGATCAACTGCAACTGCTGGCCCGTTCGCTGAGCGAAGCGCCGGAGCGCCATCATCTGGTGTGCTTTCATCATCATCCGGTGTCGATCGGTTGTGCGTGGATGGAGCCGATCGGTTTGCGCAATCCCGAGGCGTTTTTCGAGGTGTTGGATCGCTTTCCACAAGCGCGCGCGGTGTTGTGGGGGCATGTGCATCAGGAGATTGATCGCCAGCGCAATGGCGTGCGCTTGATGGCTTCGCCGTCGACGTGCATTCAGTTCGAGCCGGGGAGTGAGGATTTCAAGGTGGGGGAGCAGGCGCCGGGGTATCGCTGGTTGCGGTTGTTGCCGGATGGGCGACTTGAAACCGGGGTTGAGCGTGTGACTGGGTTCGACTTTACGGTCGATTACGGGTCTGACGGTTACTGA
- a CDS encoding YqiA/YcfP family alpha/beta fold hydrolase has product MSGSILYIHGFNSAPASKKACQLVSVMEQLGLSDKLRVPALHHHPREAIGQLEQAIAELDRPLLVGSSLGGYYATHLAERHGLKALLVNPAVSPHRMFDGYLGTQKNLYTDETWELTHDHVTALAELEVPAPQDAQRYQVWLQTGDETLDYRLAQQYYRACALRIQAGGDHGFQGFAGQLPALLSFAGIGADVYQAIDFTAL; this is encoded by the coding sequence ATGTCCGGTTCGATCCTCTATATCCACGGTTTCAACAGCGCCCCGGCCTCGAAAAAGGCCTGTCAGCTGGTCTCCGTGATGGAGCAGCTGGGTTTGAGCGACAAATTGCGAGTTCCGGCCCTGCATCACCATCCGCGCGAAGCCATCGGTCAGTTGGAGCAAGCGATTGCCGAACTGGACCGGCCGCTGCTGGTGGGAAGCTCACTCGGCGGCTACTATGCGACTCACTTGGCCGAGCGCCATGGCCTGAAAGCCCTGCTGGTGAACCCGGCGGTCAGCCCGCACCGGATGTTCGACGGATATCTGGGCACGCAGAAAAACCTGTATACCGATGAAACCTGGGAATTGACCCACGACCACGTCACCGCTCTGGCCGAACTGGAAGTGCCGGCGCCTCAGGATGCGCAGCGCTATCAGGTCTGGTTGCAGACCGGCGATGAAACACTGGATTATCGCCTCGCCCAGCAGTATTACCGGGCCTGTGCCTTGCGTATTCAGGCCGGCGGCGACCACGGTTTTCAGGGTTTTGCCGGGCAATTGCCGGCGTTGCTGAGTTTTGCCGGCATTGGCGCCGATGTGTATCAGGCAATCGATTTCACCGCACTGTGA
- the parE gene encoding DNA topoisomerase IV subunit B has translation MATPSASSYNADAIEVLSGLDPVRKRPGMYTDTSRPNHLAQEVIDNSVDEALAGHAKSVQVILHADHSLEVSDDGRGMPVDIHPEEGVSGVELILTKLHAGGKFSNKNYQFSGGLHGVGISVVNALSTEVRVRVKRDGNEYQMTFNDGFKASELEIVGTVGKRNTGTSVYFAPDPKYFDSPKFSISRLKHVLKAKAVLCPGLLVSFEDKGTGEKVEWHYEDGLRSYLVDAVSEFERLPNEPFCGAFAGNKEAVDWALLWLPEGGDAVQESYVNLIPTAQGGTHVNGLRQGLLDAMREFCEFRSLLPRGVKLAPEDVWERIAFVLSMKMQEPQFSGQTKERLSSREAAAFVSGVVKDAFSLWLNANPETGLALAELAINNAGRRLKASKKVERKRVTQGPALPGKLADCAGQDPMRSELFLVEGDSAGGSAKQARDKEFQAILPLRGKILNTWEVDGSEVLASQEVHNIAVAIGVDPGAADMSQLRYGKICILADADSDGLHIATLLCALFVQHFRPLVDAGHVYVAMPPLYRIDLGKEIYYALDEAERDGILDRLVAEKKRGKPQVTRFKGLGEMNPPQLRETTMDPNTRRLVQLTLGEDFAETSEMMDMLLAKKRAGDRKTWLESKGNLAEVLA, from the coding sequence ATGGCCACTCCCAGCGCTAGCTCTTATAACGCCGACGCCATCGAAGTCCTCTCGGGCCTCGACCCGGTGCGCAAACGCCCCGGCATGTACACCGACACCAGTCGGCCGAACCACCTCGCCCAGGAAGTCATCGACAACAGTGTCGACGAAGCCCTGGCCGGTCACGCCAAATCGGTGCAGGTCATCCTCCACGCCGACCATTCGCTGGAAGTCAGCGATGACGGCCGTGGCATGCCGGTCGACATCCACCCGGAAGAGGGCGTGTCGGGCGTCGAACTGATCCTCACCAAGCTCCATGCGGGCGGCAAGTTCTCCAACAAGAACTACCAGTTCTCCGGCGGTTTGCACGGCGTGGGTATTTCCGTGGTCAACGCCTTGTCGACCGAAGTGCGCGTACGCGTGAAGCGTGACGGCAACGAATACCAGATGACCTTCAACGACGGCTTCAAAGCCTCGGAACTGGAAATCGTTGGCACCGTCGGCAAGCGCAACACCGGCACCAGCGTGTACTTCGCGCCGGACCCGAAATACTTCGACTCACCAAAATTTTCCATCAGCCGCCTCAAGCACGTGCTCAAGGCCAAGGCCGTTTTGTGCCCGGGGCTGCTGGTCAGCTTTGAAGACAAAGGTACCGGCGAGAAAGTCGAGTGGCATTACGAAGACGGCCTGCGCTCCTATCTGGTCGATGCCGTCAGCGAATTCGAACGCCTGCCGAACGAGCCGTTCTGCGGCGCTTTCGCCGGTAACAAAGAAGCGGTCGACTGGGCGCTGCTGTGGCTGCCGGAAGGTGGCGACGCGGTACAGGAAAGCTACGTCAACCTGATCCCGACGGCGCAGGGCGGTACCCACGTCAACGGTTTGCGTCAGGGTTTGCTCGACGCCATGCGCGAGTTCTGCGAATTCCGCAGTCTGCTGCCGCGCGGCGTGAAGCTGGCGCCGGAAGACGTCTGGGAGCGCATCGCGTTCGTCCTGTCGATGAAAATGCAGGAGCCGCAATTCTCCGGCCAGACCAAAGAGCGACTGTCGTCCCGTGAAGCGGCGGCGTTTGTCTCCGGTGTGGTCAAGGACGCCTTCAGCCTGTGGCTCAACGCCAACCCGGAAACCGGTCTGGCGCTGGCCGAGTTGGCGATCAACAACGCCGGCCGTCGTCTCAAGGCGAGCAAGAAAGTCGAGCGCAAACGCGTTACTCAGGGCCCGGCGTTGCCGGGCAAACTGGCTGACTGCGCCGGGCAGGACCCGATGCGTTCCGAGCTGTTCCTGGTCGAAGGTGATTCCGCTGGTGGTTCCGCCAAACAAGCACGGGACAAGGAATTCCAGGCGATCCTGCCGTTGCGCGGCAAGATCCTCAACACCTGGGAAGTCGACGGCAGCGAAGTGCTCGCCAGTCAGGAAGTGCACAACATCGCCGTGGCCATCGGTGTCGATCCGGGCGCGGCGGACATGAGCCAGCTGCGCTACGGCAAGATCTGCATTCTCGCCGACGCCGACTCCGACGGCCTGCACATCGCGACGCTGCTCTGCGCGTTGTTCGTCCAGCATTTCCGCCCGCTGGTGGATGCCGGTCACGTCTATGTGGCGATGCCGCCGTTGTACCGCATCGATTTGGGCAAAGAGATCTACTACGCTCTCGACGAAGCCGAGCGCGACGGCATTCTCGACCGTCTGGTCGCCGAGAAGAAGCGCGGCAAACCGCAGGTCACCCGATTCAAAGGTCTGGGTGAAATGAACCCGCCGCAGCTGCGTGAAACCACCATGGACCCGAATACTCGGCGTCTGGTGCAACTGACGCTGGGCGAGGACTTCGCCGAAACTTCGGAAATGATGGACATGCTGCTGGCGAAGAAACGCGCCGGTGACCGCAAGACCTGGCTCGAATCCAAAGGCAACCTCGCCGAGGTGCTGGCCTGA
- a CDS encoding esterase-like activity of phytase family protein yields MRFGWALAGALLLSAMNVSAEPLQELRVLSGHPVEGMRGGNLSGLAMCGGELWTVSDRDDDQIYRLNTADQVWQAEALHIDVPLVPETGLPWGLRSRNWAASFVRGGDLDFEGISCDSAGNRYIVSEGHAAVLQVPVSGPVNWLKISPMMVREARASGMLLHFNAIFEGLAISPAGDQMWLAAERQSRGLLLIKRQQTVWDCDGRCVLLSEGGKEMQPPQFPKARAVNRDFSDLSLFNGKLFTLERNAFQICRRDAQTAKVERCWSYAAELLQANRRYSQNFGLEEALIVDADGAWVGVDNNFGPRADGEVRPIVWRFAAPDGGWSAKP; encoded by the coding sequence ATGCGGTTTGGCTGGGCCTTGGCGGGTGCGTTGCTGCTGAGTGCAATGAATGTGTCGGCCGAGCCGTTGCAGGAGTTGCGCGTGCTCTCCGGGCACCCGGTCGAAGGCATGCGCGGCGGTAACCTGTCGGGGCTGGCCATGTGTGGCGGCGAGTTGTGGACGGTGTCGGACCGCGATGACGATCAGATCTATCGGCTCAATACTGCCGATCAGGTCTGGCAGGCCGAAGCCTTGCACATCGACGTCCCCCTGGTGCCTGAGACCGGTTTGCCGTGGGGGTTGCGCTCGCGCAATTGGGCCGCGTCGTTCGTGCGCGGTGGCGATCTGGATTTCGAAGGCATCAGCTGCGACAGCGCCGGCAATCGCTACATTGTCAGCGAGGGCCACGCGGCGGTCTTGCAGGTGCCCGTCAGCGGCCCGGTCAACTGGCTGAAGATCTCGCCGATGATGGTTCGCGAAGCGCGGGCCAGCGGCATGCTCCTGCATTTCAATGCGATCTTCGAAGGCCTGGCGATCAGCCCGGCGGGTGATCAGATGTGGCTGGCCGCCGAGCGGCAAAGCCGTGGCTTGCTGCTGATCAAGCGCCAGCAGACGGTGTGGGATTGCGACGGTCGTTGCGTGCTGCTCAGCGAGGGCGGCAAGGAAATGCAGCCGCCGCAGTTCCCCAAGGCCAGAGCGGTCAACCGGGATTTTTCCGACCTTTCGTTGTTTAACGGCAAATTGTTTACCCTTGAGCGCAACGCCTTCCAGATCTGTCGGCGCGATGCGCAGACCGCCAAGGTCGAGCGTTGCTGGTCGTACGCTGCTGAACTGTTGCAGGCCAACCGCCGTTACTCGCAGAACTTCGGGTTGGAAGAGGCGCTGATCGTTGACGCTGATGGTGCATGGGTCGGCGTCGACAATAATTTCGGCCCGCGGGCCGACGGTGAGGTTCGGCCGATCGTCTGGCGCTTCGCCGCACCTGACGGTGGCTGGAGCGCCAAGCCATGA
- a CDS encoding retropepsin-like aspartic protease family protein, producing the protein MSQQPPGKRAGRVLMILAWCAALFLATRFFGQWEQRQQNPNVVVSSEQGEGFIEVKLAGNAQGHFVASGQINGEPVEFMLDTGATDVAIPADLAKRLKLEEGFGVTLSTANGLSQGYRTKIARLQLGDIVLRDVRALVAPGLHGDQVLLGMSALNKLEFTQRGGTMLLRQTTNR; encoded by the coding sequence ATGAGCCAGCAACCGCCGGGCAAGCGCGCCGGTCGGGTGCTGATGATTCTGGCATGGTGCGCGGCACTGTTTCTGGCGACGCGGTTCTTTGGCCAGTGGGAGCAACGCCAGCAGAATCCGAACGTGGTAGTCAGTTCGGAGCAGGGTGAAGGGTTTATCGAGGTGAAACTGGCCGGCAATGCCCAAGGGCATTTTGTCGCCAGTGGTCAGATCAACGGTGAGCCGGTGGAGTTCATGCTCGACACCGGCGCGACCGATGTGGCGATCCCGGCGGATCTGGCCAAGCGTTTGAAACTGGAAGAAGGTTTCGGAGTGACCCTGAGCACGGCTAACGGCCTGAGCCAGGGCTATCGGACCAAAATTGCCCGCCTGCAACTGGGCGACATTGTGCTGCGGGATGTTCGCGCACTGGTGGCGCCGGGGCTGCATGGCGATCAGGTGCTGCTCGGCATGAGCGCCCTGAACAAACTTGAATTTACTCAGCGCGGTGGCACCATGCTGCTGCGCCAGACAACGAACCGATGA
- the parC gene encoding DNA topoisomerase IV subunit A, with translation MSNPLDLSLDGVERRSLADFTESAYLNYSMYVIMDRALPHIGDGLKPVQRRIVYAMSELGLDADSKHKKSARTVGDVLGKFHPHGDSACYEAMVLMAQPFSYRYTLVDGQGNWGAPDDPKSFAAMRYTEARLSRYSEVLLSELGQGTADWGPNFDGTLQEPLVLPARLPNILLNGTTGIAVGMATDVPPHNLREVATACVRLLDEPKATVEQLCEHIQGPDYPTEAEIITPRADLLKMYETGKGSVRMRAVYHVEDGDIIVTALPHQVSGAKVLEQIAALMQAKPSKAPQIADLRDESDHENPCRIVIIPVNSRVDHEALMQHLFASTELESTYRVNVNIIGLDGKPQLKNLRALLVEWLEFRVLTVRRRLQFRLDKVERRLHLLDGLLIAYLNLDEVIHIIRTEEHPKAKLIERFALSEIQADYILDTRLRQLARLEEMKLRDEQDELLKEQAKLQALLGSEAKLKKLVRTELIKDAETYGDDRRSPIVERTEAKALTEHDLLPNEKVTVVLSEKGWIRSAKGHDIDATGLSYKAGDGFKTSAAGRSNQSAVVIDSTGRSYSVAAHTLPSARGQGEPLTGRLTPPPGASFECVLMPEDDALYVIASDAGYGFVVKGEDLQAKNKAGKALLSLPNNAKVIAPRPVADREQNWLASVTTEGRLLIFKISDLPQLGKGKGNKIIGISGERVASREEYVTDIAVLPEGATLVLQAGKRTLSLKADDLEHYKGERGRRGNKLPRGFQRVDALLVENLN, from the coding sequence ATGAGCAACCCCCTTGATCTCAGCCTGGACGGTGTAGAACGCCGCTCGTTGGCCGACTTCACCGAAAGTGCCTACCTCAACTACTCCATGTACGTGATCATGGACCGTGCCTTGCCGCATATCGGCGACGGCCTGAAACCAGTGCAGCGGCGTATCGTCTACGCCATGAGCGAGTTGGGCCTGGACGCCGATTCCAAGCACAAGAAATCGGCGCGTACCGTCGGTGACGTGCTCGGCAAGTTCCACCCGCACGGCGACTCGGCGTGCTACGAAGCGATGGTGCTGATGGCCCAGCCATTCAGCTATCGCTACACGCTGGTCGACGGCCAGGGTAACTGGGGTGCGCCGGATGATCCGAAGTCCTTCGCCGCCATGCGTTACACCGAAGCACGCTTGTCGCGTTATTCCGAAGTGCTGCTCAGCGAACTGGGCCAAGGCACTGCCGACTGGGGCCCGAACTTCGACGGCACCCTGCAGGAGCCGCTGGTGCTGCCGGCGCGCCTGCCGAACATTCTGCTCAACGGCACCACCGGTATCGCCGTGGGCATGGCCACCGATGTGCCGCCGCACAACCTGCGCGAAGTCGCCACCGCTTGCGTGCGCTTGCTCGATGAGCCGAAAGCCACGGTCGAACAGCTCTGCGAACACATTCAGGGCCCGGACTATCCGACCGAAGCGGAAATCATCACGCCGCGCGCCGACCTGCTGAAAATGTACGAAACCGGCAAGGGCTCGGTGCGCATGCGCGCCGTGTACCACGTCGAAGACGGCGACATCATCGTCACCGCGCTGCCGCACCAGGTCTCTGGTGCCAAGGTGCTGGAACAGATCGCCGCGCTGATGCAGGCGAAACCGTCAAAAGCCCCGCAGATCGCTGACCTGCGCGACGAATCCGACCACGAAAACCCGTGCCGCATCGTGATCATTCCGGTCAACAGCCGCGTCGATCACGAAGCGCTGATGCAGCACCTGTTCGCCAGCACCGAGCTGGAGTCGACCTACCGGGTCAACGTCAACATCATCGGTCTGGACGGCAAGCCGCAGCTGAAAAACCTCCGCGCCTTGCTGGTCGAATGGCTGGAATTCCGCGTACTGACCGTGCGTCGCCGCCTGCAATTCCGCCTCGACAAGGTCGAGCGTCGCCTGCACCTGTTGGACGGTTTGTTGATCGCTTACCTCAATCTGGATGAAGTGATCCACATCATCCGTACCGAGGAACACCCGAAAGCCAAGCTGATCGAGCGTTTCGCCCTCAGCGAGATTCAGGCCGACTACATCCTCGACACCCGTCTGCGTCAGTTGGCGCGACTGGAAGAGATGAAGCTGCGCGACGAGCAGGACGAACTGCTCAAGGAACAAGCCAAGCTGCAAGCGCTGCTGGGCAGCGAAGCCAAGTTGAAAAAACTGGTGCGCACCGAGCTGATCAAGGACGCCGAAACCTATGGCGACGATCGTCGTTCGCCAATCGTTGAGCGTACCGAAGCCAAAGCGTTGACCGAACACGATCTGCTGCCGAACGAGAAAGTCACCGTCGTGCTGTCAGAAAAAGGCTGGATCCGTTCCGCCAAAGGGCATGACATCGACGCTACCGGCCTGTCGTACAAGGCCGGCGATGGCTTCAAAACCTCGGCGGCGGGGCGCTCCAACCAGTCTGCCGTGGTGATCGACTCCACCGGCCGCAGCTATTCTGTTGCCGCGCATACGCTGCCGTCGGCGCGTGGCCAGGGCGAGCCGTTGACCGGTCGTCTGACGCCGCCACCGGGCGCTTCGTTTGAATGCGTGCTGATGCCGGAAGACGACGCGTTGTACGTGATCGCTTCCGACGCCGGTTACGGCTTCGTGGTCAAAGGCGAAGACCTGCAAGCCAAGAACAAGGCCGGTAAAGCCCTGTTGAGCCTGCCGAACAACGCCAAAGTGATCGCGCCGCGCCCGGTTGCCGATCGTGAGCAGAACTGGCTGGCCTCGGTCACGACCGAAGGTCGCCTGCTGATCTTCAAAATCAGCGATCTGCCACAATTAGGGAAGGGCAAAGGCAACAAGATCATCGGTATTTCCGGTGAGCGTGTGGCCAGTCGCGAAGAATATGTCACGGACATCGCCGTACTTCCGGAAGGTGCCACTTTGGTGCTGCAGGCCGGAAAACGGACCCTGTCGCTGAAGGCCGACGACCTCGAACACTACAAGGGTGAACGTGGGCGTCGCGGGAATAAGCTCCCGAGGGGCTTCCAGCGGGTCGATGCGCTGCTCGTCGAAAACCTCAATTAG
- a CDS encoding PqiC family protein: MTALRPLIFLLAGVLGLAGCSVHQPVSLYQLDSGSPVQPAQSAGMAVLLGPVVVADYLQRETLLQRQPDGSLQAATDGRWAGSLSSDIDQLLMRQVAGHLDSQRVVLAPATTGFTPDVQVLLTITRLDSGQKQPAILDAQWRLIDRRGQVRDNRIVHLQELHAGSTASQVQAQGILLQRLAEQLSVALKPLANQPPVAEAPRKSAPKPAAPAAEAEKQPKIPMASPIRTDMEVFRF, encoded by the coding sequence ATGACTGCTCTGCGCCCCCTTATTTTCCTGCTCGCCGGCGTTTTGGGCCTGGCGGGTTGCAGCGTTCACCAGCCGGTGTCGCTGTATCAACTGGACAGCGGAAGTCCGGTTCAGCCTGCGCAAAGCGCAGGCATGGCGGTTTTGTTGGGTCCGGTAGTCGTAGCTGATTACCTGCAACGTGAGACCTTGCTGCAACGTCAACCGGACGGCAGTCTGCAAGCGGCGACCGACGGTCGTTGGGCTGGCAGCCTTTCGTCGGATATCGATCAGTTGCTGATGCGTCAGGTTGCTGGCCATCTGGACAGCCAGCGAGTGGTGCTGGCACCGGCCACTACGGGGTTCACTCCGGATGTGCAGGTGTTGCTGACCATCACGCGTCTGGACTCCGGTCAGAAACAACCGGCGATCCTCGATGCGCAATGGCGTCTGATCGACCGTCGTGGTCAAGTGCGCGATAACCGCATCGTGCATCTGCAAGAGCTGCATGCTGGTAGTACGGCTTCGCAGGTGCAGGCGCAGGGCATTTTGCTGCAGCGTCTGGCCGAGCAATTGTCGGTGGCGCTGAAACCGTTGGCCAATCAGCCACCGGTGGCCGAAGCGCCGCGTAAATCGGCACCGAAACCGGCCGCGCCGGCGGCGGAGGCCGAGAAGCAGCCGAAGATTCCGATGGCCTCGCCGATTCGGACTGACATGGAAGTGTTCCGCTTCTAA
- a CDS encoding AhpA/YtjB family protein — protein sequence MNRPTPVKTDNFFLLIFRALRHRRVPIALRIASHNVILVALALVIYAGVMGLQFKQAMHQQADALGESLTTQTATSATELLVSNDILSLNVLLNNLTKNKLVAHAAIYSVDNRILAESGQRPKHSLLGEAEGMYESKITFQDVTAGQLRISLDMDQFQQPMTISLQSMGILSGILLALSLALSLRMGRYLSTPLLQLRVWLRRIDEHTPGIDRQDEIGDLARQLHANYAPEPAPEPEPEFEDEEDEPEFEVRNLRDPSFDETRPMAAQKPAPRHLVSTVEDDDDDDAFADLRDESLNGAPQPVVRQPSPSVPQHTAVLAVQLGSQEQLRRLPRARLEELQERYRDCLDQAASLYQGEIETLNDGSTLMLFHTEDSGDDYLTNAICCGELLRALGHQLQIEVADSGITLQLQLGLTLGDELFGLSQIDLLLTDSAQDALALSQHSRNLLLVERKISDDALIRQRARIRPIASPEGACCVERLMEPYPSMLERQLARMHERRA from the coding sequence GTGAACCGGCCCACGCCAGTTAAAACCGATAACTTCTTCCTGCTGATCTTCCGTGCACTGCGCCACCGCCGTGTACCGATTGCATTGCGCATTGCCAGCCATAACGTGATCCTGGTCGCTCTGGCCCTGGTGATCTATGCCGGCGTGATGGGTTTGCAATTCAAGCAGGCCATGCACCAGCAGGCCGATGCGCTGGGCGAAAGCCTGACCACGCAGACCGCGACCTCTGCCACCGAGCTGTTGGTGTCCAATGACATCCTCAGCCTCAATGTGCTGCTCAACAACCTGACCAAGAACAAACTGGTGGCCCACGCGGCGATCTACAGCGTGGATAACCGCATCCTCGCCGAGTCCGGTCAGCGTCCCAAGCACAGCCTGCTGGGCGAAGCCGAAGGCATGTACGAGAGCAAGATCACCTTCCAGGACGTGACCGCCGGGCAATTGCGCATCAGCCTGGACATGGATCAGTTCCAGCAGCCGATGACCATCAGCCTGCAAAGCATGGGCATTCTCAGCGGAATCCTGTTGGCGCTGTCGCTGGCCCTGAGCCTGCGCATGGGGCGTTATCTGTCGACGCCGCTGCTGCAATTGCGCGTCTGGTTGCGCCGCATCGACGAACACACGCCGGGCATCGATCGTCAGGATGAAATCGGCGATCTGGCGCGTCAGTTGCACGCCAATTACGCGCCGGAGCCTGCACCTGAACCGGAGCCTGAATTCGAGGACGAAGAAGACGAGCCGGAGTTCGAGGTGCGCAACTTGCGTGATCCGAGTTTCGACGAAACCCGTCCGATGGCCGCGCAGAAGCCGGCGCCGCGACATCTGGTCAGCACCGTCGAAGACGATGATGACGATGACGCGTTCGCCGACCTGCGCGACGAGTCGCTCAATGGCGCGCCGCAACCCGTCGTTCGTCAGCCGTCGCCAAGCGTGCCGCAGCACACCGCCGTGCTGGCCGTGCAACTGGGTTCACAGGAGCAACTGCGCCGCTTGCCACGTGCACGTCTGGAGGAGTTGCAGGAGCGTTATCGTGACTGCCTCGATCAGGCTGCTTCGCTGTATCAGGGTGAAATCGAAACCCTGAACGACGGCAGCACGCTGATGCTGTTCCACACCGAAGACAGCGGCGACGATTACCTGACCAATGCGATCTGCTGCGGCGAACTGCTGCGGGCGCTGGGTCATCAGTTGCAGATTGAAGTCGCGGACAGCGGCATCACCCTGCAACTGCAATTGGGCCTGACCTTGGGTGACGAGCTGTTCGGGTTGAGCCAGATTGATTTGCTGCTGACCGATTCGGCCCAGGACGCGCTGGCCTTGTCGCAACACAGCCGCAACCTGCTGCTGGTTGAGCGCAAGATCAGTGATGACGCGCTGATCCGCCAGCGTGCGCGGATCCGCCCGATCGCCAGCCCTGAGGGGGCTTGCTGCGTGGAGCGGTTGATGGAGCCTTATCCATCGATGCTCGAGCGGCAACTGGCGCGGATGCATGAGCGTCGGGCTTAA
- the serB gene encoding phosphoserine phosphatase SerB — protein sequence MREIVLINITGVDRPGLTAAITGVLAQGGVNILDIGQAVIHDTLSFGILVEIPDSEQGKSVLKDILFKGYELDQQVRFTPVSEEDYQQWVGNQGKKRHIVTLLTRKVTAGQLQAVSSITAKYGLNIDHIDRLSGRMPLDTPADKGKGCIEFSVRGEAADPQALRAEFLSVAQELNVDIAFQEDSLFRRNRRLAVFDMDSTLIEAEVIDELAKAAGVGEQVSEITERAMAGELDFRASFKERLALLKGLDVSVLDSIGASLRLTEGAETLFAELKRLGYKTAILSGGFTYFAKQLQAKLGIDYVFANELEVVDGKCTGVAIEPIVDAQRKADLLKELAHKEGLRLEQTIAVGDGANDLPMLAIAGLGVAFRAKPLVKQSAKQAISTLGLDGVLYLLGFRDRDGQL from the coding sequence TTGCGCGAAATCGTCCTGATTAACATCACGGGAGTCGACCGTCCGGGTCTGACGGCAGCCATTACCGGTGTTCTGGCACAGGGTGGTGTGAACATTCTCGACATCGGTCAGGCGGTGATCCACGACACCCTGTCGTTCGGCATCCTGGTTGAAATTCCCGATTCGGAGCAGGGTAAATCCGTGCTCAAGGACATTCTGTTCAAGGGCTACGAGCTCGACCAGCAGGTGCGCTTCACCCCGGTGTCCGAAGAGGATTACCAGCAATGGGTGGGCAATCAGGGTAAAAAACGCCACATCGTTACCCTGCTGACCCGCAAAGTAACCGCCGGTCAATTGCAGGCGGTCAGTTCGATCACGGCTAAATACGGTTTGAATATCGATCACATCGACCGTCTGTCGGGTCGTATGCCGCTGGACACGCCGGCCGACAAAGGTAAGGGCTGTATCGAGTTTTCCGTGCGTGGCGAAGCGGCTGATCCGCAGGCGCTGCGTGCCGAATTCCTCAGCGTCGCTCAGGAACTGAACGTCGACATCGCCTTCCAGGAAGATTCGCTGTTCCGGCGCAACCGTCGTCTGGCGGTGTTCGACATGGACTCGACACTGATTGAAGCTGAAGTCATCGACGAACTGGCCAAGGCTGCCGGCGTGGGCGAGCAGGTGTCCGAAATCACTGAGCGGGCGATGGCCGGCGAACTGGATTTCCGCGCCAGCTTCAAAGAGCGTCTGGCCTTGCTCAAAGGCCTCGACGTCAGCGTTCTGGATTCGATCGGCGCTTCGCTGCGTCTGACCGAGGGCGCGGAAACGCTGTTCGCCGAACTCAAGCGTCTGGGCTACAAGACCGCGATCCTGTCCGGCGGCTTCACCTATTTCGCCAAGCAGTTGCAGGCCAAACTCGGCATCGACTATGTGTTCGCCAACGAACTGGAAGTGGTCGACGGCAAGTGCACCGGCGTGGCGATCGAGCCGATTGTCGATGCGCAGCGCAAGGCTGATCTGTTGAAAGAGCTGGCGCACAAAGAAGGTTTGCGTCTGGAGCAGACCATCGCGGTCGGCGACGGCGCGAATGACCTGCCAATGCTGGCGATTGCCGGTTTGGGCGTGGCGTTCCGCGCCAAGCCGTTGGTGAAACAGTCGGCGAAGCAGGCGATTTCCACCCTAGGGCTGGATGGTGTGTTGTATCTGCTGGGCTTCCGCGATCGTGATGGGCAGCTCTGA